CGCGGATCTGTTCACCGTCAACCGGGAGCAGGTGGTGAGGCTGTGTCAGTTGATCATCGAGACGGGCCTCAAGGTGCGCTGGACGTGCAACAGCCGCGTGGATTACGTGGACGAGGAGATGCTGCGCCTGATGGGGCGGGCCGGTTGTTGGTACATCTCCTGGGGCATCGAGAGCGCCAACGAGCAGATTCTGAAGCGGGCGCGCAAGGGCTATCGCAAGGAACAGGCCTTCAAGGCGCTGACCTGGTCGAAGGCGGCGGGCATCAACAACTGGGGCTATTTCATCATCGGCTTGCCCGGCGAAACCGAGACGACGATTCAGGAAACGATCACTTACGCCAAAGAACTGCCGCTGGACATCGCCCTCTTTCACATTGCGGCGCCCTACCCTGGCACCCCTTTCTTCTACGAGGTGGTGGAGAACAACTGGTTCCGCGCCGGCACCAAGTGGGAAGAGGTGGACATGGATCAATCCACGGTGCTCGACTACCCCACGCTTTCCGCTGAACGGTTGGAATACTGGCAAAAACGGGCGACGCGCGAATGGTCGCTGCGCCCCGCCCCCATCCTGACCTTCGTGCGGGGCCTGAACACCTGGGAAGGCTTCAAGAGCGCAGTCAGCGTGGGCTGGCAAACGCTCAAGTTCGTGCGCAGTTAGGCCGCGTGGCGCTCTTCAATCTGGCGGCCAGCGGCTTGGCTGGGGTGCTCTGGTACCTCTGGCCGCAGCTTGGCCCCTGGCCGCTCCTGCTGGTCCTGGCGGGCCAAGCGTCACGGGTTCTCAGCAGCGGGCAGTGGCTGCCCCGCACGCGCTTCGATGCGCCGCTGCTGCTCTTCTTTGCCACCGCGCTGCTGGCCGCGACCCTGGCCTACAATCCAACCCTGGCCTGGGCCAAGTTCTGGGTCATCGTGGCCGGCCTGGCGCTCTACGCCGCGCTGGCGACCACGCCCGAAGAGGTCACGCTGTCGCGGGTGGGTGTCATCGCCCCGCGGCGCCTGCTGGTGGGCAGCCTTGCCAGCCTGGTTGCCCTCTATTTCCTGCTGACCAACGACTGGCTGCGCTGGCAGGGCAAGCTGTCGGGCCTCGACCCGCTGCTGTCCTGGCTTGCCGCCTGGCAGCCGGCCCTGCCCGGTCATCGCTTGCATCCGAACGTGGCCGGCGGCCTGATCGCGGCGCTGCTGCCCTTGCAGGCGGTCGCGCTGCCGCGCAACCGGGCGCGGCTGCCCCTGCTGGCGATTTCCAGTGCTGGCCTGCTACTCACCCTGTCACGCGGCGCGTGGATGGCCCTGCTGATCTCCGTGGGCGTCTGGTGGGGATGGCAGCATGGCCGCCGCTGGTTGGCCCGCCGTGCCGCTGATCGGTCCACCCGCATTTGGCTGCTGGCCGGGCTGAGCATGATCCTGCTGGCGCTGCTGGTGCTGGGCGCCGGCCGCGGTTGGTATCCCCTGCCCGCGGCGGTCAGCGGCCGCCTGCTGATCTGGCGCCACAGCCTTGACCTGATCGGCGATTACGCCTTCACCGGCCTGGGGCTGGACAATTTCGAGATGGCCTACTCCAGCTACGTCATGCTGCTGCACGTGGGCTACCAGGTTCACAGCCACAACATCCTGCTCAACGTGTGGCTGGAGCAGGGGCTGTTGGGGCTGGCGGCTTTTGGCTGGCTTGTGCTGGCCCTCCTGCGCCGGCCGGCCGCGCCATCCTTTTGGCGTGCAGCCGCGCTGATCGCGGTGGGCGTCATTCTCCTGCACGGTCAGGTGGACGATGCCTTCTACGGCAGCCGCGGGGTACTCATCCTGTTCCTACCGTGGGCGCTGGTGGCTTCGCCGGCGCGCGGCGCGGCCGCACCCGCTCGCGCCAACGCGGGGTGGGCCGCGGCGCGGCCGTTCGTGTGGGCTGCGGTCGGTCTGCTGGCGGGCGTGATCCTGCTGCTGCCAGGCACGCGTGCCCGTTTCCAGGCCAACCTGGGCGCGCTGCGCCAGACACAGGCCGAATTGGCCGTCTACACCTGGCCGCAATGGCCGCTGCAGGACGAACTGCGGCGCAGCGGCGCGATCAACCTGGCGCCGGCCCTGGCCCACTTCGAGGCCGCCCTGGCGCTCGACGCGACCAATGCCACGGCCAATCGGCGTCTTGGACAAATCGAACTTTCTCTGGGACAATATGAAGCGGCGCGACGTCACCTGGAGGCCGCCTACGCCTCTGCTCCTGGTCAGCGCGCCACAGTCCAACTACTGGGCGAGAGCTATGCCATTGACAGCCAGCTTGACCGCGCCGCGGGCCTGTGGCGAACGGTGGATCTGAGCCAGGGCCAAATCCCCCTGCGCATCTGGTGGTATGATCACATCGAAGAGTCGGGACGTACGGCGCTGCTTGGACAAGCGGCGAACCAAAGTAGGAGATAGGAAGTAGGAGATAGGAAGTAGGAGATAGGAAGTAGGAGATAGGAAGTAGGAGATAGGAAGAAGTAGGAAGTAGGAGTGAGGAAGTAGGAAGTAGGAGATAGGAAGTAGGAAGTAGGAGTGAGGAAGTAGGAGTGAGGAGTGAATGGCAGGAGAGAGAGGGCGTGGGGCTGATTCGTTGGAACGAGGCAGGCGCGTGAAATGCGTAAAATTGAGATGGCAGGGACGTTGGGGGCTGGCGCTGGTGGTTGTAGTGACCGCGGTGGCGCTGATCTGGCAGAGCAGCCGGCCCGCGGCCGCGCAAGGCGGCGCCTGGTCACAGCCCAGGCTGGTCTTCGAGACCGACGGGACGATCAACTACCCCACGGTGGTGACTGACGCGTTCGGACAGGTGCATGCCTTCTGGGTTGTGCTGCCCAATGAGGTTGATCCCGGTCCGAATCAGCTCTATTACACGCGGCTCGATCGCCCGGACTGGAAGCCGGTTGATATTTTCGTCTCCAATGAGTCGTTTACCGAACTGGCGGGTATCGCCAACACGCAGCGCATCGCGCTGTTCTGGCATGGCGACACCTACACGTGGGCAGGCGTCTCGCCCTCAGCTTCGGCGCAGGACTGGCAGCCCCCGACCGCCCTGCACGATGCGCTGCCCGGCGCTGGGCTGGCGCTTGCGCCCGATGGCGCCGTGTGGATGGCCTATGCGGTACCGAGCATCCAGGCCATGTATGTACGCCGTCTCGACCCGGCCAGCGCGCAGTGGGAAGATCCGCACTGGGTGGCGAATGTCACGCGTGTGCAGCGCGTCCCCAACGCGGTGCGCGTGGCCGTGGGGGCCGACAACAGCCTGCACGTGGTGTGGGCAGAGTATCAGGCGCCGGACGGGTGGCCGCCGCTGGGCCTGTATTACACCAACTCCACCGACCAGGGCCTGACCTGGCTCCCACCGCAGCAGGCAGCCGACACCGGTTTCAACCAACCGAACGTGGCGACCGGCCCCAATGCTCAGGTCTACCTGACCTGGGTCGGCATGGTGGGCGTCGGCGGCAAATACTTCCAGGAATCTGGCGACGCCGGGCGCACCTGGGGACGGGTGGAGCAAATCTCCCTCTCGGAGACACTGGGCGGCTCCGAAGGCGCGCCGCATATCCTGGTGGACGCGGTCGGAGACTTGCACGTTGTGTATGCGCAGAGCAAGTGCGTCTGGTATACGTCACGTCAGGGCGGAAGCTGGACCTGGCCCCTCTGCATTTCGGCCAATGTCCCTGGCGAGATCTCGAATATCGAGTCGCCCAGTCTGGCCCTGGGATTGGGCAACCAGTTGCATGTGCTGTTCTGGTTCAACAAGAAGCAGCTCTGGTATACCAGCCGCACCCTGACCATCGAGGGCCAGGCGCCGTTGCCGATCCCCACACCCACTGCTGACCCCGCGCGGTTGGCCCCCACGCCGACGCGGTCGCCAACCGCGACGCCGACCGTGATTCCGGTGTACGAGTTCGACCGTCGCGCGCCGCCGCCGCCCAAGGGCTGGCAGCAGTCCGGGGCAACCGGGCTGGTGTTTGGCATGGTACCGGTCCTGATTCTCCTGGTCGCGATGGTTCAGGTGCAACGGATGCGCCGCCGTCACTAGAGTGAAAAAGAACGACATGAGTGAATTTACCGAATCCACGTTGCCGCCGCAGGCAACGAAAAAAACAACGCCTGGCCTGGCCGGCAAGAACCAGAAAACTGCGGCCGCGGTACCGACGGTGATCATCGAGCCGGTGCGCGGCTGGAGCCGCCTGGAGCTTGGGCAGATCTGGGAATACCGTGACCTGCTGATGGCCTTCTTCTGGCGTGAGGTGCAAGGCCGCTACCGCCAGATGGCGTTCGGCCCGCTGTGGATCATCCTGCAGCCGGTTATCAACATGGTGGTGATGAGCTTTGTCTTTGGTCGCCTGGCCAGGCTGCCATCTGAAGGCATTCCCTACCCGCTGTTCGTCTACAGTGCGCTGTTGCCCTGGCAGTTTTTTGCCAACAGCGCGCGTAACTCATCCCAGAGCCTGCTCACGCAGCGTGCCATTATCGCCAAGATCTACTTTCCGCGCCTGTTGGTTCCATTGGCGACCGTCATGGCGGCCCTGGTGGATTACCTGGCCGCTTTGCTCGTCCTGATCGGCCTGTTGATCTATTATCATGTGACCATCACCTGGGCCGTGCTCACCCTTCCCCTATTCTTGCTCCTGGCAGCCGCGGTCGGCTTGGCTGTGGGCTTTTGGTTGGCCGGCCTGGCAATCAAGTTCCATGATGTGACCATTGGTCTCGGTTTTGCCATCACCATCTGGCAGTACCTGACGCCGGTAGCCTACTCCGCGAGCTTGATCCCCGAAAATTGGCAATTGATCTACCAACTCAACCCGATGGCCATGGTCATTCAAGGTTCGCGTTGGGCGCTGCTCGGCGCTGAGTGGCAACCAACCTGGCTCAATGGCCTGGTGGTGTTGGCGGTTCTTATTTTGCTCGTGGCCGGCGCCTTCTACTTCCGCCGCGTCGAGCAGAATATCGTAGATTCGATTTGAGTGTTGGTTGACATGCGGGTGACTGTGTGATACACTTTCTACTCAAGTAGTCCTCCACACCCACATGAGCCACGTTCACCAAGGAGGTATGTCTATTGACAAGAATCCTGACACTTACCGATTTTTGTTCCCCGTTCCCGTGCGTTTGATCCCTTTCTCCCCCTCATCAGTGATTGAGTCAACTTCGATGTGGCTCAAGCCGTTTCTTGTGTCTGCAGGAGAAAACAAATGAACTGGTTTACGCATTTACCCGCTGTCTTTCGTCAGCGTCGCGCGCGCTCGGTTGCCACATTGTTGGTCATTGTCTTGATCGTCACCACCGCGTGGGTTGCTGCACAGCCATCCTCGGATGCTCTCGCGGGTGGTAGTTTTATCGCCAACGGGAACACTGTCACCCTGAACTTCGGCAAAGCCGCTGCCAACGTCACCGTGACCTTCTTCCAGTCGGCCGATCGTCGGGCCGATGCCCGCGATGTGGTCCTGGGTACGGCGGTGATGGCCAATGCCGCAACCCCGCAGAGCTTCGTTCTCGGCACGGACCTGAACCTGCCGAACGATGCCGGCGACGCGGCCGACGCTGAGTATGATTACTACATTCTGGCTAAGTCATCTGCAGGCACACTGGCCCTGGTTGGCTTGTACCAGTACAACGGCGGCTCCATCTTCGTGCATGGCAGCAGCGGCGCGGATGTGGTGACTGCACGGGACAGCGGCGACGCCGTGGTGATGACCTTCGACGGCGCCCTCCACAGCTATGCTTCGTCGAGTTTCAAGGGCTTCGCCATTCGCACCCATGACGGTAACGACCGCATTGACCTGTCGGGCGTGGTGGGGCATCGCGGCCCTACGGATGCCTGGGCTGAGGCCACCCTGCGCGGCCTGAATGATACGCGCATCAACGCAATGTTGGATGCCAAGGATTCACCGATGTCCATTGGCCAGGCCCTGGTGGAGCGTGCCTACGCCATCAATGGCGAATTGGCAGACACCATCGCCGAGACCATCGGTGTGGACAACTACAAGGCCCTGGAATATGTAGACTGCTCTCTGTTCGCCAACGGGGGCGCGCAGAACGGTGGCCCCGGAAACGACATCTTGACTGGCACCGCCGATAACGACAGACTGTTTGGCCTGGCTGACGATGACACCCTGTCTGGCCTGGGCGGCTGCGACAGGTTGAACGGCGGCGCCGACGATGACACGCTCGATGGCGGCGACGACAAAGACTGGGCCATGTACAACGATTCACCGACCCGCGTCGTGGTTGACCTCACCGGTGCGTTGGCAACCACGGACGGCTGGGGCGGTACGGACACCATCGTTCTCGCCACTCTGGAGAACGTCTGGGGTTCGGCCTTCAACGACCGTATCATCGGCGACACCGCAGACAACCGTCTGCTGGGCGATGCCGGCAACGACACGATCCTCGGCAACGTCGGCGATGGTTGGATCGAAGGCGGCTTCGGCAACGACAACCTGCGCGGCAACGACGGCAACGACCTGATCGAGGCCGGCGATGGCGATGACATCATCCAGGGTCAGAACGACAACGACACCATCACCGGCGGCTATGGCAACGACAATATGATCGGTGGTGCTGGCTATGATGACATGATGGGCGGCGTCGGCGATGACTTCATGAACGGTCACTTCAACGATGACATCATGAGCGGCGGCTTCGGCGACGACGTCATGTGGGGCCAGGCTGGGACCGATCGCCTCGATGGCAATGAGGACAATGACACCCTCTACGGAGCGGATGATACCTGCACTGATGATCTCGCCATTGACCGCCTGCACGGCAACGTCGGTACGGATACGGCTTATGCCGCGGTCGCCAGCGCCTTCCCCGACGATGTGCTGACCAGCGTCGAAACGACCATTCCTTGCCCCTGAGCACCTCATCCTGACACCCGGTTTCTCCCAGAAACCGGACGCCTAACGCATCAACCTATCAGAAACCCGGTTTCTCCCAGAAACCGGGTTTCTCGTCGCATCAGAAACCCGGTTTCAGGCCGCACTCTACTCAGTGTACCCATCATCCTTATGAACGACCCAGTCATTCGCGCCGAACATCTCGGCAAAATGTATCGTATTGGCCTCCCTCCGTCGCGTCCGGCCAACGCCTGGCAGGCTGCACGTCAGGTTGCCCTGGCGCCCTTTGCCTACATCCGTGAAATCGGCCGACCGCCGAGCGAGGCGGAGACGCTGTGGGCGATGCGTGACATCTCCTTCGCGGTCAACCAGGGTGAAATCGTCGGCGTCGTCGGCAGTAATGGCGCCGGCAAGTCCACGCTGCTCAAGGTGCTGTGTCGCATCACCAAACCCTCCGAGGGCCGCGCCCAGATCTATGGGCGCATTGGCTCGCTGCTCGAAGTGGGCACCGGTTTTCATCCCGAATTGACCGGCCGTGAAAACATCTACCTCAACGGCAATATCCTGGGCATGAAGAACGCCGAGGTTCGCCGCAAGTTCGATGAGATCGTGGCCTTTTCCGAGGTGGAGCAATTCCTCGATACCCCGGTCAAACGCTACTCCAGCGGCATGCACGTGCGCCTGGCCTTTGCCGTCGCGGCCCATCTCGATCCGGAGATCCTGCTCATTGACGAGGTTTTGGCCGTGGGCGATGCCGCGTTCCAGCGCAAATGCCTGGGCAAGATGAGCGACATCGCTAACGATGGCCGCACCATCCTCTTTGTCAGTCACAACATGGCGGCCGTGGCCAACCTGTGTACGCGCGCCATCCTGCTGCAAAAGGGGCGCCTGCTGATGGAAGGCACGCCGGACGATGTCATTCGCACCTACCTGGCGCAGGGCGAAAGCGGCGGCTGCTGGCATGTGGACACCAACAAACTGGGCGGCGATGGCCCCGTGCGCATCGAACACATCGAAGTGCTCGATGCGCACGACCAGACCTTGCAGGACCTGCCGGTCGGCGGCAGCCTGAAGCTGCGTCTGCACTACAGTGTGGCGGACGGCAAGACCATGCCGTCGGTGCGCCTGGGCATTCGCGTCAAATCTCAGATGGGGCTGGAGGTCCTGCGCTTGTCCAACGACCCGACGAGCGGATTCCCCTTGCACGACCTGAGCGGCCGCGGCACGTTGGACGTTGTGCTGCCCATCTTGCCCCTCCTGGCCGGCGATTACTGGGTTGACATTGCGGTCGCCCGCCTGCGTCAGGGTCGCTACCTGGAATTGAACGATGTGTTGTCCTTCTCGGTGCGCAATCATGATATTTATGCCAGCGGCTCCTTCCCCGGCCGCGGCATGATCGTGGTTCCTCATCGCTGGATTCATCGCCGCGAACAGGGCGCGGTCGAGGACAGCGGCTGGGTTGGCCCGGCTCTGTTTGGCCCAGCGCAGCCCCTGATAGAACCTGCCTCATGAACCTTCTCGACCGTCTGTGCCCGCCCGCAGGTCCCCGGCCGACCCTGCTCAACAGCCTGCCCAAGTCCGGCACTCACCTCTTGTCGAAAGCGATGGATCTGCTGCCGGGAATACAGCGCGCCCCCGTTCATTTTGGTCAAACCAGCGCCGCGCGTTTCGAGCAGGCCGCGTCCGAAACGGCCACCCTGGTCCCGATCGGGATTGACTGGCCGCACCTGGTGGTGCTCGCCTCGCTGCACGAGGCTCTGAAGCAGGTGAAACCCGGCCATTACGTGACCGGGCATATTCCCTTCTCTGAGGCCCTGGCCGCGCTGCTGACTCGAATGGAGATGAAATCGCTGCTGATGATTCGTGATCCGCGCGACATCGTCGTGTCCCATGCGCGCCACGTCTCCAAGACGACCAAACATTTCTTGTCTGACCTCTATCGCCCGCTGTCGCCGGCCGAGCGCATCACCGTTTCGATTCGCGGCGTCGAGCCGGTTGGCGACGACGGCCCGCGCCTGCTGGACATCGCCCAGCGCTGCCGTAGTGTGATGCCGTGGATGGCGCAGTCGTTCAACTATACGACCGCGTTCGAGAAATTGGTGGGGCCGCAGGGCGGTGGGTCGCGGACCAGCCAACGCCAGGAGTTGGAGGCCATTACCAACCATATTGGCCTGCACCTGTCGGCCGCGGAGATCGAGCAGGCAGCCGCCCAGGTCTTCGGGGGCACCAACACCTTCGACCGCGGGGCCATTGGCAGTTGGCGCAAGGAGTTCAGCCCGGCTCACAGGGCGCTGTTCAAAGAGCTGGCCGGCCAGTCCCTGATCGAGTGGGGGTATGAGCAAGACCTGGATTGGTGACGGGCGGCGTGCGGTGATAAAGGCGATAAAGGCGATAAATTGGCTCAACAGTGCGCGCGGTCGGCCGGCCGCCGCGGCGTCCTTCCTATTGAACAGCGTGCCCAAAGCCGGCACCAACCTGCTCTCCAAGGCGATCAGCCTGCTGCCTGGCGTGCAACCGCGGCATGTCTCCTTCTTGCCGGAGGATGTGCGGCGCCAGCAGCCGCCCGTTGATGGCGATCCCCTGGTGATGGTGGGCGTGGGCGCCGACGCCTGGCTGAGCCTGGCCGCAGTCGAGACCTTCTTGCGATCCACGTTGCTGGCGCAGGCAGCCGCCCCAACACCCTACGCACGCGGGCACATCCCTTTTTCGCCTGAACTCAGCGCCCTGCTCCGGCGCCTGGGCCTGCGCAGCGTCCTCATCCTGCGCGATCCGCGCGACACCGCGCTCTCGCATGTCACCTACGTGATGACCAACCCGGCGCATCGCCTGCACGCGCATTACCAGGGCCTGCCGGAGGCTGAGCGCCTGGGCGCGACCCTGCGGGGCATTCCGGCCGCAGCGCCCGGCGAGCCTTTTCTGCTGGGCATCGGCGAGCGCTACCGTCTGTTCCTGCCCTGGCTGCAGGATGCCAACACCTGCATCACCCGCTTCGAGGCGCTGGTTGGCCCGCGGGGCGGGGGCAGCGAGGCGGCCCAGATCGCAGAATTGACCGCCATCGTGCGCCACCTCGGCATCCCCTGTGATGAAGCGACCCTGCGCCGCGTGGCCGGCGACCTGTTTGGCGGCACGCGCAACTTTCGCCAGGGCGCCAGCGGCGCCTGGCGGCAGGCCTTCGACGCGGAACACAAACAGTTGTGCAAAGCAATCGCGGGCGATATCCTGATCGCCCTGGGCTATGAGGCTGACGATGCCTGGTGAGTTCCTGGGTGAGGGCTTGATCTTCATCATTTCGCAGCCGCGCGCCGGCTCCACCCTGCTGCAGCGTATGCTCAGCGGCCATCCTGACATAGCCACCGCGGCCGAACCCTGGCTGCTCCTGCACCCGCTCTACGGCTTGCGTCAGCATGGCATTCAGGCCGAATACAACAGTCAGTGGGCCTTCAAGGCGGTGCGTGCCTTTCTGGCCGAGCACGCGGACGGCGCAGAGACCTATCGAGACGGCCTGCGTGCATTTGCGGCTACAGTT
The sequence above is drawn from the Candidatus Amarolinea dominans genome and encodes:
- a CDS encoding O-antigen ligase family protein, with translation MALFNLAASGLAGVLWYLWPQLGPWPLLLVLAGQASRVLSSGQWLPRTRFDAPLLLFFATALLAATLAYNPTLAWAKFWVIVAGLALYAALATTPEEVTLSRVGVIAPRRLLVGSLASLVALYFLLTNDWLRWQGKLSGLDPLLSWLAAWQPALPGHRLHPNVAGGLIAALLPLQAVALPRNRARLPLLAISSAGLLLTLSRGAWMALLISVGVWWGWQHGRRWLARRAADRSTRIWLLAGLSMILLALLVLGAGRGWYPLPAAVSGRLLIWRHSLDLIGDYAFTGLGLDNFEMAYSSYVMLLHVGYQVHSHNILLNVWLEQGLLGLAAFGWLVLALLRRPAAPSFWRAAALIAVGVILLHGQVDDAFYGSRGVLILFLPWALVASPARGAAAPARANAGWAAARPFVWAAVGLLAGVILLLPGTRARFQANLGALRQTQAELAVYTWPQWPLQDELRRSGAINLAPALAHFEAALALDATNATANRRLGQIELSLGQYEAARRHLEAAYASAPGQRATVQLLGESYAIDSQLDRAAGLWRTVDLSQGQIPLRIWWYDHIEESGRTALLGQAANQSRR
- a CDS encoding ABC transporter ATP-binding protein, with translation MNDPVIRAEHLGKMYRIGLPPSRPANAWQAARQVALAPFAYIREIGRPPSEAETLWAMRDISFAVNQGEIVGVVGSNGAGKSTLLKVLCRITKPSEGRAQIYGRIGSLLEVGTGFHPELTGRENIYLNGNILGMKNAEVRRKFDEIVAFSEVEQFLDTPVKRYSSGMHVRLAFAVAAHLDPEILLIDEVLAVGDAAFQRKCLGKMSDIANDGRTILFVSHNMAAVANLCTRAILLQKGRLLMEGTPDDVIRTYLAQGESGGCWHVDTNKLGGDGPVRIEHIEVLDAHDQTLQDLPVGGSLKLRLHYSVADGKTMPSVRLGIRVKSQMGLEVLRLSNDPTSGFPLHDLSGRGTLDVVLPILPLLAGDYWVDIAVARLRQGRYLELNDVLSFSVRNHDIYASGSFPGRGMIVVPHRWIHRREQGAVEDSGWVGPALFGPAQPLIEPAS
- a CDS encoding ABC transporter permease; this encodes MSEFTESTLPPQATKKTTPGLAGKNQKTAAAVPTVIIEPVRGWSRLELGQIWEYRDLLMAFFWREVQGRYRQMAFGPLWIILQPVINMVVMSFVFGRLARLPSEGIPYPLFVYSALLPWQFFANSARNSSQSLLTQRAIIAKIYFPRLLVPLATVMAALVDYLAALLVLIGLLIYYHVTITWAVLTLPLFLLLAAAVGLAVGFWLAGLAIKFHDVTIGLGFAITIWQYLTPVAYSASLIPENWQLIYQLNPMAMVIQGSRWALLGAEWQPTWLNGLVVLAVLILLVAGAFYFRRVEQNIVDSI
- a CDS encoding sulfotransferase domain-containing protein, encoding MNLLDRLCPPAGPRPTLLNSLPKSGTHLLSKAMDLLPGIQRAPVHFGQTSAARFEQAASETATLVPIGIDWPHLVVLASLHEALKQVKPGHYVTGHIPFSEALAALLTRMEMKSLLMIRDPRDIVVSHARHVSKTTKHFLSDLYRPLSPAERITVSIRGVEPVGDDGPRLLDIAQRCRSVMPWMAQSFNYTTAFEKLVGPQGGGSRTSQRQELEAITNHIGLHLSAAEIEQAAAQVFGGTNTFDRGAIGSWRKEFSPAHRALFKELAGQSLIEWGYEQDLDW